The Diospyros lotus cultivar Yz01 chromosome 15, ASM1463336v1, whole genome shotgun sequence genome has a window encoding:
- the LOC127791492 gene encoding protein NUCLEAR FUSION DEFECTIVE 6, mitochondrial-like isoform X2, translating to MAAAAAARSVLRSNSVRRAAARLASEAKAARSPFGVSSRKPLSHRIFRCPAEMSVCVGSMQPFHSALASALMTSMLSISRHSSSWLPEALNDDV from the exons ATggctgccgccgccgccgcaaGATCCGTTTTACGGTCAAATTCCGTCCGGAGAGCGGCCGCCAGACTGGCCTCCGAAGCCAAAGCTGCACGTTCTCCCTTTGGCGTCTCAAGCAGAAAACCGCTATCTCATAGAATCTTCAG GTGTCCGGCTGAAATGAGCGTTTGTGTGGGCTCAATGCAGCCGTTCCACTCCGCCTTAGCGTCGGCATTGATGACTTCGATGCTTTCAATATCTCGCCATAGTAGCAGTTGGCTTCCTGAAG CTTTAAATGATGATGTGTGA
- the LOC127791492 gene encoding protein NUCLEAR FUSION DEFECTIVE 6, mitochondrial-like isoform X3: protein MAAAAAARSVLRSNSVRRAAARLASEAKAARSPFGVSSRKPLSHRIFRCPAEMSVCVGSMQPFHSALASALMTSMLSISRHSSSWLPEGIDKTR, encoded by the exons ATggctgccgccgccgccgcaaGATCCGTTTTACGGTCAAATTCCGTCCGGAGAGCGGCCGCCAGACTGGCCTCCGAAGCCAAAGCTGCACGTTCTCCCTTTGGCGTCTCAAGCAGAAAACCGCTATCTCATAGAATCTTCAG GTGTCCGGCTGAAATGAGCGTTTGTGTGGGCTCAATGCAGCCGTTCCACTCCGCCTTAGCGTCGGCATTGATGACTTCGATGCTTTCAATATCTCGCCATAGTAGCAGTTGGCTTCCTGAAG GCATTGACAAGactagatga
- the LOC127791492 gene encoding protein NUCLEAR FUSION DEFECTIVE 6, mitochondrial-like isoform X1, whose product MAAAAAARSVLRSNSVRRAAARLASEAKAARSPFGVSSRKPLSHRIFRCPAEMSVCVGSMQPFHSALASALMTSMLSISRHSSSWLPEGILSNALLKWVSDAYPGYFL is encoded by the exons ATggctgccgccgccgccgcaaGATCCGTTTTACGGTCAAATTCCGTCCGGAGAGCGGCCGCCAGACTGGCCTCCGAAGCCAAAGCTGCACGTTCTCCCTTTGGCGTCTCAAGCAGAAAACCGCTATCTCATAGAATCTTCAG GTGTCCGGCTGAAATGAGCGTTTGTGTGGGCTCAATGCAGCCGTTCCACTCCGCCTTAGCGTCGGCATTGATGACTTCGATGCTTTCAATATCTCGCCATAGTAGCAGTTGGCTTCCTGAAG GAATCCTCTCAAATGCACTGTTAAAGTGGGTTTCTGACGCTTATCCAGGTTATTTCCTTTGA